GGTGCACCTTGAGGTGGGCATGGGCCACCATAATGTGCTTCACTGCCATCGTTGTGAGCCTCAATCGCTCCTGCGGGCAATACCGAATCCTGTCCAATTCCAGCAGGCAAACCTGTTACCTGAGCTTGAATGTTATACACCACCCAATGCCACCAACCACTGCCCGTGGGCGCATCGGGGTCATACATCGTGAGCACAAAACTTTTTGTGCCTTTAGGGGCACCACGCCATGACAACTGCGGTGACTGATTCCCTCCTGTACATCCAAAACCGTTGAGCATGTGTTTTTGCGCCACGGCTTGACCGGGCACAAAATCAGCGCTGGTCAATGTGAATGGCGTTTTGGCATGCGCCGCCATGGACACAAGCGACGCGCACGCCATCAAAATGGCAAAGCTTTGTTTTCTCATCATTTTTTCTCCTGTAAACACCTTTAGATCAAAAGTGTGCCCCCATTGTAGCCAGATAAAAAACACATTGAAATGATGCCAATTGCAATATATGATTGCACCATGCGCAAAAATGACGACCTCGCCGCATGGCGAATTTTCTTTCGAGTGATCGAGCTGGGCTCCATCAGCAAAGCAGCGAAT
The window above is part of the Ephemeroptericola cinctiostellae genome. Proteins encoded here:
- a CDS encoding YbhB/YbcL family Raf kinase inhibitor-like protein, which translates into the protein MMRKQSFAILMACASLVSMAAHAKTPFTLTSADFVPGQAVAQKHMLNGFGCTGGNQSPQLSWRGAPKGTKSFVLTMYDPDAPTGSGWWHWVVYNIQAQVTGLPAGIGQDSVLPAGAIEAHNDGSEAHYGGPCPPQGAPAHRYILTLHALDVDQLGVPENASPAMIGFMAHMHQVGRATLKVKVKR